The following coding sequences lie in one Rutidosis leptorrhynchoides isolate AG116_Rl617_1_P2 chromosome 4, CSIRO_AGI_Rlap_v1, whole genome shotgun sequence genomic window:
- the LOC139845178 gene encoding eukaryotic translation initiation factor 1A-like, whose translation MPKNKGKGGKNRKRGKNEADNEKRELVFKQDCQEYAHVIRMLGNGRCEAMCIDNKTRLCHIRGKMHKKVWVNAGDVILVSLRDYQDDKADVILKYMPDEARLLKAYGELPNNIAGEEDDNGGNDYILFEDEDIDNI comes from the coding sequence ATGCCGAAGAACAAAGGAAAGGGTGGAAAGAATCGTAAAAGAGGTAAGAACGAAGCCGATAATGAAAAACGTGAATTAGTTTTTAAACAAGACTGTCAAGAATACGCACACGTTATTCGTATGCTAGGTAACGGGCGTTGTGAAGCTATGTGTATCGACAATAAAACACGTTTGTGTCATATTCGTGGTAAGATGCATAAAAAAGTTTGGGTCAATGCCGGTGACGTCATCTTAGTCAGTTTACGTGATTATCAGGATGATAAAGCTGATGTTATCCTCAAATACATGCCTGATGAAGCTAGGTTATTGAAAGCTTATGGTGAGTTGCCGAACAATATTGCTGGTGAAGAAGATGATAACGGCGGTAATGATTATATTTTGTTTGAAGATGAAGATATTGACAATATATAG